A region from the Triticum urartu cultivar G1812 chromosome 1, Tu2.1, whole genome shotgun sequence genome encodes:
- the LOC125511022 gene encoding uncharacterized protein LOC125511022 — translation MLPSLKKAKWKSVPLAVGDNLLVMEAIPKNDQKMEHQSFEVLMYGERPKMFKGVDFFWHSIPPPPYVYAPGYGVDRSGVITACTVVNGSSILISTESLGTYCLDTVSGKWSKPGAWPLPFKGLAEYVPEYDLWFGVSAKGGGVLCASDLGAASAKQTPPVVLQEWEGFAAPEGTELGSHLLHLGAGRFCVAKSIMTTRPQETCCQMCCFHDTTAIVDKLVMFTGVEIQRCGRGLNKVIKHRSFRYSMGACSMAKILY, via the coding sequence ATGTTGCCAAGCCTCAAAAAGGCCAAGTGGAAATCAGTGCCCCTCGCCGTTGGTGACAACCTGTTGGTCATGGAGGCGATCCCTAAGAACGATCAAAAGATGGAACATCAATCTTTCGAGGTGCTTATGTATGGCGAAAGGCCTAAAATGTTCAAGGGGGTGGACTTTTTCTGGCACTCCATCCCCCCGCCGCCTTATGTCTATGCCCCTGGCTATGGTGTCGACCGTTCTGGTGTGATCACCGCGTGCACTGTGGTCAATGGCTCAAGCATCTTGATATCCACAGAGAGCCTCGGCACCTACTGCTTGGACACGGTGAGCGGTAAGTGGAGCAAGCCTGGTGCCTGGCCGCTGCCGTTTAAAGGACTTGCAGAATATGTTCCGGAGTACGATCTCTGGTTTGGTGTCTCGGCAAAGGGTGGTGGCGTCCTCTGCGCATCAGACCTGGGTGCTGCCTCGGCAAAGCAGACGCCGCCGGTGGTACTCCAAGAGTGGGAGGGATTTGCTGCCCCTGAGGGTACCGAGCTAGGATCGCACCTCCTGCACCTAGGTGCCGGTCGTTTCTGTGTCGCCAAGTCGATCATGACAACAAGGCCGCAGGAGACGTGCTGCCAGATGTGCTGTTTCCATGACACTACTGCCATTGTCGACAAGTTAGTGATGTTTACTGGCGTGGAGATTCAGCGCTGTGGCAGAGGGCTTAATAAGGTGATCAAGCACAGATCATTTCGTTATAGTATGGGCGCATGCAGCATGGCCAAGATACTTTATTAG